The following is a genomic window from Opitutus sp. GAS368.
GGGCCGCTACAATGTGCCGCAGGGCGCCCTGCGCGGTTTTGGCGTGGGCCTCGGCCTGATCTTCACGGGCGACCGGCCCGGCCTGCTCAGCAACATTCCCGCGCAGAGCATGCAGATTCCGTCCAATTTCCGCCTGGATCTGGCCTTCTACTACAAGTGGAAGCGCGGGGATCTCGGCCTGAATATCACCAACCTCCTGGACAAGTCCTACATCGCCAGTGCGGACACCGAACTCGATGTGGTGCCGGGAGCGCCCCGCAAGATCACCGTGTCAGCGCGCTACGCCTTCTAGCGCCCGCTTGCGCCATGCAGGTCGGGCCGCCTGCCGGCCGGGGGGTGCGATTTGGGCAAAGAAAACCTTAGTGTGTTGCCGGGGCGAGATCGTCTCAGGCAGGAACCCCACCACCCTGCATGAACCAAACCACCCCACTTGCCACGGCTTCGGGCCGTGTTTTCAGCCGGCTCGCGCTGCTTTCACTCGGTCTGCTGACCTGCCGCCTCACTGCCTTCGCGGCCGACCCCACGCCCTCGGCCGAGCCGGAAAACACGGTGACCCTCGACACTTACAAGGTCACGACGGCCATCGACACCTACAAGGAGGACCGCAGCATGTCGTCGAGCAAGATGCCCATCGACATGAAGGACCTGGCGGCCACGCTCCAGGTGCTCAACACCTCGTTCATCAACGACAAGGTGGCGACGGCCCTGGACGACCTCTACCCCTACATCGTCGGCATGACGCGCGAGGGCCCCGCCGCCGCCGGTTTCACGCTGCGCGGTTACACCAACAGCGCGACGAACACGATGATCAACAACCTGCAGACGGACGGCCTGCCGGGCGGCGCGTCCCGCTTCGGTTCGCCCACCACCGCCAACGTCGACCGGGTCGAGGTGCTCAAGGGACCCAACTCCGTCCTCTACGGCGCGATGAACCCGGGCGGCCTCATCAACATCGTCACCAAGCAGCCGGCGGTGAAGACCAGCCACAGCCTGTCCACTTCCGTGGGCAGCTTCGCCGGAAGCCAGGGCACGAACAGCATGGGTTACTCGGCCTCGCTCGACAGCACGGGGCCGCTCGATGCCGGCAAGCACTGGCTGTATCGTTTCATCGCCTCGTATGAGGACGCCCCCACGTGGCGCCAGTTCGACTGGTCCAAGAATTACTACATCTTCCCCTCCCTTACCTACCGGTTCGACGAGAACACCGAGGCGACCCTCAAGCTCGAGTTCCACCGCGAGCACCGCTTCGCGATCCAGGACCAGGCGCTGGTGGCGCCCCTCAACCTGGCGGCCAACGTGCCGACCGATCATTCCCTGGTCTACCAGGATCCGGAGAACAAGTCCTACGAGCTCGGCGACGTCTACAATCTCTCGTTCGTCCACCACTTCCAGAACCAATGGACGCTGAAGTTCAATTCCCGCGACGTGCAGCACACCGACGGCCGCCGGCTCCTGGAGAACCGGAGCATCAACGTCACCACCCCCCTCGACGCCAGCACGATCACGCAGCGGCTGCGCGACACTTGGAACCGCCGGCGCTACACCTATCTCGACCTCAATCTCTACGGCACTTTCGGCCCCGAGACCTTCAAGCAGACCCTCCTGTTCGGCCTGAACAGCGGCTATGAGACGCACAACTTCACCCGCTGGATCTTCCAGAACACCATCGGCGCCCCCATCAGCGTCTACCACCCGGTCCACAACCTGACGACCTACCCGACCGTCAATTCGACCACGGGCACCGGACCGACCCAGATCGCCATCTCGAAATATTACAACCTTGGCGCCTATGTTTCGGACCAGATCTCCATGGGCAAGCACTGGCGCGCGAACGTCGGCGTGCACACCGAAAAGTACGACACCAAATACACGGACTCGGCGGTCCTCCTCTCGACCGGCAACGTGGTCAATCCCGGCCAGGCCAACCACCCCAAGTCCACGGTGCCCTCCTTCGGCCTGGTTTATGAGGTGAACGACACGCTGTCGTTCTACGCGAGCTTCGCCAAGTCGTTCAAGCCGACCCCGCCGCAGGGCGTCGCCCAAGGCGCCCCGCAGCCCGGACCGGAGACCGCGAACCAGAAGGAAATCGGCATGAAGGCCGATTTCATGGAGCGCAAGCTCGGCGTCCTCCTGTCCCTCTATGATATCACCCGCGAGAACGTCATCGAGCCCGTCCCGAACGTGTTCGATCCGGTCACCGGCATCCAGGTTTACCGGACGCTCGCGAGTCAGAGCAAGGGCGTGGAACTGTCGCTCAACTACCAGCCGGTGCCGAACTGGCAGAATCAGGTCGGCATCAGCTACAACGACGCGAAGGTCACCCAGTCCGCCGCCACCAACCTGATCGACGCCCAGCTGGCCAACGCGCCCAAGCAGAGCGCGAATTTCTGGACACGCTATAACTTCACCTCGGGTTCCCTGCGCGGCTTCGGCGTGGGTTTCGGCATCATCTACACGGGCCAGCAGAATCTGGTCCTCGACAACCGCGACACGGCCAAACTCACCATCCCATCCGTCACCCGCGCCGACCTGGCCCTCTACTACAAGTGGCACCGGTATGACTTCGCCGTGAACATCTACAACATCACCGACAAGTCCTATATCGCCGGCGGCGATGCCCCGACCGACGTGGTGCCCGGCTCCCCGCGCAAGATCACCGCTTCGGTGCGCTTTCCGTTCTGATCCGGCCCCGGAATCCGCCCCGCATGGCCAGTCTGGTCCCCGGCGGGGCGGGCCCTCACTTCGCGGGGCAGGACGATGTCCCGCCCCGCTGTTGTTCGGCCCTGGCGGGCCCGGCAGGGCGGGCCGCCCGGGCCCTGCTCCGGGCCGGACAAACCGGAATCTTCCCATGCCTGCTGTTGATTTTTCACCGAACCTTGCACGCTTCACCGGCTTTGCCGACCTCTACAACCGCCACCGCGCCTCGCCCCCGGCGGTGCTGGCGGAACTGCTGGCCCGGTTTTCGGGGATGTCCCGGCCCGCGCTCGTGATCGATCTGGGTTGCGGCACAGGCCTCTCCACCCGTTACTGGGCAGACCACGCGGAACGCGTCACCGGTATCGAACCCACGCCCGATATGATCCGGCAGGCCGCGACGGTCACGCGAGCGCGCAACGTGTCCTATCACGCGGGCTACTCCCATGCCACCGGCCTGCGGGCCCGATGCGCGCAAATCGCCTGCTGCATGCAAGCCCTGCACTGGATGGAACCGACGGCCACCTTTGCCGAGGTGAACCGGATTCTGGTGCGCGGCGGGGTCTTTGCGGCCTGCGACTATGACTGGCCGCCCGCCACCGGCTCGTGGGAGGCGGACGCCGCTTTCGAATCGTGCTGGCGCACTGCGCGCGAGCTTGGCCGGGAACTCCAGGTCGAGGCCGGACTCCAACGGTGGGACAAGGCCGGCCATCTGGCGCGCATGGAGGCCAGCGGCTGTTTCCGCTACGTGAAGGAAATCGCCGTGCATCACATCGACCGGGGCAATGCGGACCGGCTCACCGGTCTGCTCCTCAGCCAGGGCTTCGTGCAGAGCCTCCTGAAAAAGGGCGTCACGGAAGCCGCCCTCGGCATCCCCGCCCTGCGCCAGATCGCCGGGCAAAACCTGGGGGAGGCCCCGCGCCCCTTCCTTTGGAGCGCGCGGGTGCGGGTGGGCGTGACTTAGCCGGCCGAGGCTTAAATCGGTAATTTGCTCTGGCGCCCGGACCCTCCCGTGGCCCATCTTCCGGGTAGGTTCCCCACCCCCAGCCCCATGAAAATCCTCGTGGTCGAAGACCAGAAGCGCCTTGGCCAGTTTCTCAAGAAAGGCCTGTCCGAGCACAGCTACACCACCACCTGGGCGCAAAACTGCGCCGAGGCCCGGGACGCCCTGTGCGAAACACACTACGACGGCATCATCCTTGACCTCGGCTTGCCCGACGGCGACGGGCTCGATCTGCTGCGCGAATGGCGCCAGAGCGGCTTCAACGAGCCGGTGCTGATCCTGAGCGCCCGCGACACGGTCCAGGACCGCATCCGCGGGCTGGACCTCGGCGCCGACGACTACCTGCCCAAGCCTTTCAGTCTGGAGGAGCTGCTCGCCCGCGTCCGCTCCCTGCTGCGGCGCCAGGCGACGACCAAGGAAACCGTGCTCGAACACCGCGGCATCCGGGTCGACCTGCTGGCCCGCACCGTCACGCAGAACGGCACGTCTGTGGAGATGACCACGCGGGAGTTCGCCCTGCTCGAGGTCTTCCTGCAGAACGCCGGCCGCGTGCTGCCCCGCACCCTCATCTGTGAGAAAATCTGGGAGTCGCACTATGACGTCGATACCAACCTGCTCGACGTCTACATGAGCAAGCTGCGCACCAAGCTCGAGGCCGACCCCGCCAAGCCGCTCTTCAAGACCGTGCGCGGCGTCGGCTACCAGCTGACATGAAGTCGGTCGGTGTCCGCCTGGCCTTCTGGTATGCGCTGGCCTCGGTGCTGACCCTGGCGCTGCTGTTCCGCGCCGGCCGCTACCTGCTGGAACAACACGTCATCCGCAGCCTCGACCTCCTCAACGCCACCCAGTTCGAGCAGGTCAAGGAGCACTTCGGCCCCGATCCCGGCGCCCTCACCCCCGCCGAGATCCGCGAGCGCATGCGTGATGGCAATGAGCCGGCCTACGCCCGCTTCTACATCGAACTCCACCAACCCGGCGATGGGGCCGTCTACAGTTCGCGCAATCTCGGCCGCCGCAGCATTCCCCGCGTCGCTTTCAAGCCGGATTTTTCCGCCAATTTCTTCGCCGCCGTCTTCAGCTACCGCAATTCCGACTCCCGCCTGGTGCCCGCCAAACGCACCTTCAACGTGATGCTGGACGACCTCGGCGAGCTCCGCGTGGGCGAGTTTGCCCTCGGCCCGTTAAGCGTGCTGATCGCCACCCCCAAGGTGCAGGTCGCGGAGACCATCAAGGGCTACGACGAAATCTCCGGCGTCCTGCTGGTGTTCATGCTGCTGGCCAGCGCCGGCATCGGCTACGGGCTGAGCCGCGTGGCGCTGCGCCCCGTGCGCCTGATCCAGGAGACCGCCAACCACATCAGCTCCGACAACCTCAGCGAGCGCATCCCGGTCGCCCCGGTGGAGGACGAGATTTCCGACCTGGCCCGGCTCCTCAACCAGATGTTCGACCGGCTGGAGTCGTCCTTCAACCAGGTGCGGCGGTTCACCGCGGAGGCCTCGCATGAACTCAAGACCCCGCTCTCGCTGATGCGCCTCCAGTCCGAGAAGATGCTGATGGACGGCGGTCTCAACCCCGCGCAGGAGGAGTCGCTCCATATCGTGCTCGAGGAAATCAACCGCCTCAATACGATCATCGAGGAGCTGCTCTTCCTGTCCCGTGCCGAGGCCGACGCCATCACCCTTGATCGCCGCCCGCAGGACCCGCGGGTCTTCATGGAAAACTTCGCGCAGGACGCCCGGGTGCTCGCCGACAGCCGCGGCGTGCGCCTCGCCGACATCCATGGCGGCGAGGGCCGGGTGGAATTCGACGCCCGTTGGCTCCGGCAGGTGCTGCTCAACCTGCTGGCCAACGCGCTGAGCTACACGCCCGCGGGCAAATGCGTCACCGTCACCTCGCAGCTCGGCACCACCGGCTGGCGCGTGGCGGTGGACGACGAGGGCCCGGGCGTACCCGCCGACCAGCGGGAGCGCATCTTCGAGCGCTTCGTGCGGCTGGCGCACCCGGCCCAGCACGACAAGGGCAGCGGCCTCGGCCTCGCCATCAGCCGCAGCATCATCACCCTGCACCAAGGCCGCATCTGGGCCGAGGCGCCGGCCTCCGGCAAGGGCCTCCGGGTGGTCTTCGAGCTCCCCCTGGCCGGGGCGGACGGGGGCCCGGCGATCCCGCGCCCAAACTGAATTTTTGTTAGGAGAGGATTAACCTTCGATTAAGGCGCCTCGCCGATACTGCCGTGTGTGGGCCTCGCGCCCGCCTTCCCCAACCCCGGACCCCTACCCGCCCATGCCCACCCCGCTGCGTTTCGCCACCTGTTTCACCCTGCTCGCGTGCGCCCTTGCCCCGCTTTCCGGCCGAACCCTGCCCCAGCCGCCCACCCCGGCCGAGCAAAACCTCTGGAAACAGCAGGGCCGCACGCTGCCCGTGCCCGAGGCGCAGCAACCCACCCTCGACCCCGCCCTGCCCGCCTACGTGCCGCGGCGCGACATCGAACTGAGCGGCCACTTCAAGGGCGCCGCCTCCGACGTGCTCGCGCTGCTGACCAAGCAGTGGATCGCCGCCTTCCAGAAATACTACCCCAAGGTCGTCCTCGACGTGCCACCGCCCTACGCCGGCAGCCTTGGCGCGCTTGAGCTCATCAAGGGCGACCTGCAGTTTGTCATGGTCTCCCGCGAGCTGAAGCCGACCGACATCTCGGGCTTCGCGGAAAAGTTCGGCTATCCCCCGTTCAGCGCGCCCATTTCGGGCGGCACTTACCGGCACTTCGGCTTCCTCGACGCCATCGCCTTCTTCGTCCACCCGGACAATCCGCTCCGGCAGCTCACTTTCGACCAGATCGACGCCCTCTACTCCACCACGCACCACCGCGGGGGCGGCGCCATCACCACCTGGGGCCAGCTGGGGCTGACCGGCGAGTGGGCGGACAAGCCCGTTCATCTCTGGGGCGTGAAGCCGTGGAACGGCTTTGAGGAATTCATCCGCCAGCGCGCGCTCAGCGTCGGCGCCAAGCGCGGCGAATGGCGCCCCGACATCCATTTCACCGAGACGGTCTTCCCGATCTCACCGGCCGTGGCCGCCGACCGCTATGCCCTCGGTTACGCCGGCCTCGCCTACATTGGCGATGACGTGAAGCTGCTCAGCCTCGGAGTAAAAACTG
Proteins encoded in this region:
- a CDS encoding substrate-binding domain-containing protein — its product is MPTPLRFATCFTLLACALAPLSGRTLPQPPTPAEQNLWKQQGRTLPVPEAQQPTLDPALPAYVPRRDIELSGHFKGAASDVLALLTKQWIAAFQKYYPKVVLDVPPPYAGSLGALELIKGDLQFVMVSRELKPTDISGFAEKFGYPPFSAPISGGTYRHFGFLDAIAFFVHPDNPLRQLTFDQIDALYSTTHHRGGGAITTWGQLGLTGEWADKPVHLWGVKPWNGFEEFIRQRALSVGAKRGEWRPDIHFTETVFPISPAVAADRYALGYAGLAYIGDDVKLLSLGVKTGGPAVAPGIEEVYQARYPLSRLVFFNTNKRPGQPLDPVLEEFLRFLLSREGQQVVLDQATFVPLRAGQADASRALLK
- a CDS encoding response regulator transcription factor; its protein translation is MKILVVEDQKRLGQFLKKGLSEHSYTTTWAQNCAEARDALCETHYDGIILDLGLPDGDGLDLLREWRQSGFNEPVLILSARDTVQDRIRGLDLGADDYLPKPFSLEELLARVRSLLRRQATTKETVLEHRGIRVDLLARTVTQNGTSVEMTTREFALLEVFLQNAGRVLPRTLICEKIWESHYDVDTNLLDVYMSKLRTKLEADPAKPLFKTVRGVGYQLT
- a CDS encoding ATP-binding protein, translating into MKSVGVRLAFWYALASVLTLALLFRAGRYLLEQHVIRSLDLLNATQFEQVKEHFGPDPGALTPAEIRERMRDGNEPAYARFYIELHQPGDGAVYSSRNLGRRSIPRVAFKPDFSANFFAAVFSYRNSDSRLVPAKRTFNVMLDDLGELRVGEFALGPLSVLIATPKVQVAETIKGYDEISGVLLVFMLLASAGIGYGLSRVALRPVRLIQETANHISSDNLSERIPVAPVEDEISDLARLLNQMFDRLESSFNQVRRFTAEASHELKTPLSLMRLQSEKMLMDGGLNPAQEESLHIVLEEINRLNTIIEELLFLSRAEADAITLDRRPQDPRVFMENFAQDARVLADSRGVRLADIHGGEGRVEFDARWLRQVLLNLLANALSYTPAGKCVTVTSQLGTTGWRVAVDDEGPGVPADQRERIFERFVRLAHPAQHDKGSGLGLAISRSIITLHQGRIWAEAPASGKGLRVVFELPLAGADGGPAIPRPN
- a CDS encoding class I SAM-dependent methyltransferase, whose translation is MPAVDFSPNLARFTGFADLYNRHRASPPAVLAELLARFSGMSRPALVIDLGCGTGLSTRYWADHAERVTGIEPTPDMIRQAATVTRARNVSYHAGYSHATGLRARCAQIACCMQALHWMEPTATFAEVNRILVRGGVFAACDYDWPPATGSWEADAAFESCWRTARELGRELQVEAGLQRWDKAGHLARMEASGCFRYVKEIAVHHIDRGNADRLTGLLLSQGFVQSLLKKGVTEAALGIPALRQIAGQNLGEAPRPFLWSARVRVGVT
- a CDS encoding TonB-dependent receptor translates to MNQTTPLATASGRVFSRLALLSLGLLTCRLTAFAADPTPSAEPENTVTLDTYKVTTAIDTYKEDRSMSSSKMPIDMKDLAATLQVLNTSFINDKVATALDDLYPYIVGMTREGPAAAGFTLRGYTNSATNTMINNLQTDGLPGGASRFGSPTTANVDRVEVLKGPNSVLYGAMNPGGLINIVTKQPAVKTSHSLSTSVGSFAGSQGTNSMGYSASLDSTGPLDAGKHWLYRFIASYEDAPTWRQFDWSKNYYIFPSLTYRFDENTEATLKLEFHREHRFAIQDQALVAPLNLAANVPTDHSLVYQDPENKSYELGDVYNLSFVHHFQNQWTLKFNSRDVQHTDGRRLLENRSINVTTPLDASTITQRLRDTWNRRRYTYLDLNLYGTFGPETFKQTLLFGLNSGYETHNFTRWIFQNTIGAPISVYHPVHNLTTYPTVNSTTGTGPTQIAISKYYNLGAYVSDQISMGKHWRANVGVHTEKYDTKYTDSAVLLSTGNVVNPGQANHPKSTVPSFGLVYEVNDTLSFYASFAKSFKPTPPQGVAQGAPQPGPETANQKEIGMKADFMERKLGVLLSLYDITRENVIEPVPNVFDPVTGIQVYRTLASQSKGVELSLNYQPVPNWQNQVGISYNDAKVTQSAATNLIDAQLANAPKQSANFWTRYNFTSGSLRGFGVGFGIIYTGQQNLVLDNRDTAKLTIPSVTRADLALYYKWHRYDFAVNIYNITDKSYIAGGDAPTDVVPGSPRKITASVRFPF